The genome window GCGTCGGGGGTCCCCGGCGCGGTGGCGGGGATGGCCGAGGCGCTCAAGAAGTACGGGACGATGACGCTGGCGCAGGCCATGGCGCCGGCGATTCGGCTGGCGCGCGATGGCTTCGTGGTCGACTCGCAGTTCTACCTGAGCCTCAAGTCGAGCCAGGGCTACATCGGGCGCTTCGACGCCAAGGACGTCTTCTACCAGAACGGCGAGCCGGTGAAGCTGGGGACGCTGTTCAAGCAGCCGGCGCTCGCCCGCACGTTGCAGCTGATTGCCGACAAGGGGCCCAACGTCTTCTACCGCGGCGAGGTGGGTGATTCGCTGGTGGCGGCGATGCAGCGTGGTGGCGGGATCATCACCTCGCAGGACCTCGCGCAGTACAAGGCGATCTGGCGCACGCCGATCAGGAGCACCTATCGCGGCTACGCGATGTACTCCATGCCCCCGGCCTCGTCAGGCGGGATCGTGGTGACCGAGGCGCTCAACATCATGGAGGCGATGGGCGAGACGACGCCGGCGTGGGGGACGGCGGCGTACGCGCACCAGCTCGGGTCGGCGTATCAGCTCGCCTTCATCGACCGCAACAGCAAGCTGGGGGGACCCGGCCTTCGTGAAGGTCCCGCTGGAGCAGCTCACCGACAAGAACTACGCCAAGGAGCTGGCGCGGACCATCGACCCGCGGCGCAAGACGCCGACACCGCCTAACGCCACGCCCATCTCCGACGGGCTGCACACCACGCACTACTCGGTGGTGGACGACAAGGGGAACGCGGTGGCGACGACGACGACGCTGAACAACGGCTACGGGTCGGCGGTGTACCTCAAGAACGTCGGCTTCTTCATGAACGACGAGATGGACGACTTTGCCGCAGCGCCGGGGAAGCCGAACATGTTCGGGCTCGTGCAGGGGGAGGCGAATGCGATCCAGCCCGGGAAGCGCATGCTGAGCGCCATGTCGCCGACCATCGTGCTCGACCCGCAGGGAGAGC of Gemmatimonadota bacterium contains these proteins:
- a CDS encoding gamma-glutamyltransferase, which translates into the protein MKVPLEQLTDKNYAKELARTIDPRRKTPTPPNATPISDGLHTTHYSVVDDKGNAVATTTTLNNGYGSAVYLKNVGFFMNDEMDDFAAAPGKPNMFGLVQGEANAIQPGKRMLSAMSPTIVLDPQGELLLVVGAAGGPRIITATSQVILNVIDHRMSLADAMRAPRMHHQALPDTLMIETNGLTKETEAGLRGIGHGVRYLGSLANVNAVMRVKGGWEGVSEPRVGGTGGTSAR